In one window of Agrobacterium larrymoorei DNA:
- the cobN gene encoding cobaltochelatase subunit CobN: protein MHILATTSSSLDDLIEPVDLNQPRADVVVLSFSSSDLAGLRRVWPEDGVVSLSSANLSELRHPMSVDLWIEKTAEHAKLILIRILGGADRWRYGVDQLERMARRRRIKLVLLPGECSERDEKLEAASTVDYRTLTSILSFFREGGPRNMWFLSEGLAAFVKQGVWPEVSPEPLPKAGIYLPGQGVVDLENALQAHAPDAPRLPILFYRSMLLAADVAPIGALFDALAARGCAPLPIFVSGLKDGDAISFLEDTLSPLKPDAIIAATAFASQTDDDGQTLFDRLGVPVFQVIMATTRRDGWAENSRGLNPSDLAMHVVLPELDGRILAGAISFKQADLDGRRELTNAPEPDRIAQVANRIAAFLRLKRAAVAERRIVILMPDYPGAAPGRTGYAVGLDVPQSVLEMLCDLRDAGYVLQNIPATARELLDRIEGETAKLDVGRYREFLASLPAEVRAALDGTWGDASEDEAVVDDEFCFRAACFGSVVVALAPDRGRQADRRVDYHDPSLPPRHALTAFGAWMRQDFEAHAIIHVGAHGTLEWLPGKTVALSENCFPEIVTGSLPVIYPFIVSNPGEAAVAKRRIAAVTIGHVPPVLVDAGLSPEQAALEQLVDEYAQADGLDRRRRDRLAKLIVEKAFETGLAADAGIGSDEDADSALTRIDAFLCDLKDFAIKDGQHVFGRCAADETDRLRKESAAQEKASLLSALNGLHIPPGPSGAPARGRLDVLPTGRNLYAADPRTMPTPTAFELGRMAGEEVLRHYLQSHGDWPRHMVFDLWGSASLRNGGEDVGQALHLMGARLIYDQATGRVNGIEVLPPAALGRPRVDVTFRISGLFRDMFPALIALLDAAARTIAARQEAPGDNPLAEETASLGRMPARIFGSAPGTYGAGIEEKLASGDWAEREDLGQTYLDTASHAFGGVDGLSIFSDAGFATQVEKAELLVHSGDDPGRDLLDGSSDVAFIGGFAAAKARLGQAADVVALDTTDPARPRARSIAQAITRIVRARAVNPRFIAGQMRHGPRGAAEFAETVDRLIGFAETTHAVSSSLIEALYDAYFGNEEVRDFILRENPKAAEVMAQRFLSARRRNLWHSRRNAVDAELEMLISPKSERASA, encoded by the coding sequence ATGCATATCCTCGCCACCACATCTTCGTCTCTGGATGACCTGATAGAGCCGGTTGATCTCAACCAGCCGCGGGCGGATGTGGTGGTGCTCTCCTTTTCCTCCAGCGACCTCGCGGGTTTGCGGAGAGTTTGGCCAGAGGATGGTGTGGTATCGCTGAGTTCGGCAAACCTTTCTGAACTTCGTCACCCCATGTCCGTCGATCTCTGGATCGAGAAGACGGCGGAACATGCAAAGCTGATCCTTATCCGGATTCTTGGCGGTGCCGATCGCTGGCGCTACGGTGTCGATCAGTTAGAGCGGATGGCACGCAGGCGCCGTATCAAGCTGGTGCTTTTGCCGGGGGAGTGCAGCGAGAGAGACGAGAAGCTTGAGGCGGCCTCCACCGTCGATTATCGAACGCTAACGTCGATCCTGTCATTTTTCCGCGAAGGCGGACCGCGGAATATGTGGTTTCTTTCAGAAGGGCTTGCGGCTTTCGTCAAGCAAGGCGTCTGGCCGGAAGTGTCACCAGAACCGCTGCCGAAGGCAGGTATCTATCTTCCCGGCCAGGGCGTCGTTGATCTCGAGAACGCGCTTCAAGCGCATGCGCCTGACGCTCCTCGACTGCCGATCCTCTTTTATCGCTCCATGTTACTGGCTGCGGATGTCGCGCCAATCGGCGCTCTGTTCGATGCATTAGCAGCACGCGGCTGCGCACCGCTGCCTATCTTCGTGAGCGGGCTGAAAGACGGTGACGCGATCAGCTTTCTGGAAGACACGCTGTCACCATTGAAGCCTGACGCAATTATCGCTGCAACAGCCTTTGCGAGCCAGACGGATGATGACGGCCAGACGCTGTTCGACCGGCTGGGTGTGCCCGTGTTTCAGGTCATCATGGCGACCACGCGACGCGATGGCTGGGCGGAAAACAGTCGGGGCCTCAACCCTTCCGATCTGGCCATGCATGTGGTTTTGCCGGAGCTGGATGGGCGAATTCTGGCGGGCGCGATCTCTTTCAAGCAGGCGGACCTGGATGGGCGTAGAGAGCTGACCAACGCGCCTGAGCCGGATCGTATCGCGCAGGTAGCGAACCGCATTGCTGCATTCTTACGCCTCAAAAGAGCAGCGGTGGCCGAAAGGCGCATCGTTATCCTGATGCCGGATTATCCGGGTGCCGCGCCTGGCCGCACGGGTTATGCGGTTGGTCTGGACGTTCCGCAAAGCGTACTAGAAATGCTGTGCGATCTTCGCGATGCGGGCTATGTTCTTCAGAATATTCCCGCTACTGCACGGGAATTGCTGGATCGGATCGAGGGTGAAACCGCGAAGCTCGACGTGGGCCGCTATCGAGAATTTCTCGCCTCCTTGCCTGCTGAAGTACGCGCCGCGCTGGATGGTACATGGGGCGACGCGAGCGAGGACGAGGCCGTTGTCGATGATGAATTTTGCTTCCGCGCCGCCTGTTTCGGGTCCGTCGTCGTAGCGCTTGCGCCAGACCGCGGACGTCAGGCAGACAGGCGCGTGGACTACCACGACCCCTCCCTTCCTCCGCGCCATGCTCTCACAGCCTTCGGTGCATGGATGCGACAGGATTTCGAGGCCCATGCCATCATCCATGTGGGTGCACATGGAACGCTGGAATGGCTGCCCGGGAAGACTGTCGCGCTTTCGGAGAATTGTTTCCCGGAAATCGTTACCGGCTCTCTACCGGTCATCTATCCTTTCATCGTCTCCAATCCCGGTGAGGCTGCCGTTGCCAAGCGCCGCATCGCGGCGGTGACCATAGGGCATGTTCCACCTGTGCTGGTCGATGCCGGTCTTTCGCCGGAACAGGCTGCTTTGGAGCAGTTGGTCGATGAGTATGCTCAAGCCGATGGTCTGGACCGCCGCCGTCGGGATCGGCTTGCGAAGCTGATCGTCGAAAAAGCATTTGAGACGGGTCTCGCAGCGGATGCCGGGATCGGTTCGGATGAGGATGCGGATTCTGCCTTGACGCGTATCGATGCGTTTCTTTGCGATCTCAAGGATTTCGCTATCAAGGATGGGCAGCATGTCTTCGGTCGCTGTGCGGCTGATGAGACCGATCGGCTTCGCAAGGAGAGTGCTGCGCAGGAAAAGGCATCCCTGCTTTCCGCGCTCAATGGCCTGCATATTCCTCCCGGCCCATCTGGCGCGCCAGCACGCGGGCGGCTGGATGTATTGCCGACGGGGCGTAATCTCTATGCTGCCGATCCGCGCACCATGCCGACGCCAACGGCATTCGAGTTGGGCCGCATGGCTGGTGAAGAAGTGTTGCGCCATTATCTGCAAAGCCACGGTGACTGGCCGCGGCATATGGTGTTCGACCTCTGGGGCTCCGCTTCACTGCGCAACGGTGGCGAAGATGTCGGTCAGGCGCTGCATCTGATGGGCGCAAGGCTCATTTACGATCAGGCGACAGGCCGCGTGAACGGTATCGAAGTTCTGCCGCCCGCGGCGCTGGGACGCCCACGCGTGGATGTCACCTTCCGCATTTCCGGCCTGTTTCGCGATATGTTCCCCGCACTTATCGCCCTGCTTGATGCTGCGGCCAGAACTATTGCCGCACGCCAGGAAGCACCGGGCGACAATCCCTTGGCAGAAGAGACAGCCTCTCTCGGGCGCATGCCTGCGCGAATTTTCGGCTCTGCGCCCGGCACTTACGGTGCTGGCATTGAAGAAAAGCTGGCAAGCGGGGACTGGGCCGAACGAGAAGACCTCGGTCAAACTTATCTGGACACGGCAAGCCACGCCTTTGGCGGTGTGGATGGTCTAAGTATCTTCTCCGACGCAGGCTTCGCTACGCAGGTCGAGAAGGCTGAACTTCTTGTCCATTCCGGAGACGATCCGGGGCGCGATCTGCTCGATGGCTCCTCTGACGTTGCCTTTATCGGCGGCTTTGCCGCAGCCAAGGCGAGGTTGGGACAAGCGGCTGATGTCGTGGCGTTGGACACGACCGATCCGGCGCGTCCGCGTGCCCGCTCCATCGCGCAGGCGATTACCCGAATTGTGCGTGCTCGCGCCGTCAACCCACGCTTTATCGCGGGGCAGATGCGTCATGGTCCGCGTGGTGCCGCCGAATTTGCCGAGACAGTCGACCGCCTCATCGGATTTGCCGAAACGACGCATGCCGTTTCCTCCTCTTTGATCGAGGCGCTTTACGACGCCTATTTCGGCAATGAAGAGGTCCGCGATTTCATTCTGAGGGAGAACCCCAAGGCAGCAGAAGTCATGGCGCAGCGCTTCCTTTCCGCGCGCCGCCGCAATCTCTGGCACAGCCGCCGCAATGCGGTGGATGCGGAACTGGAAATGCTGATCTCACCGAAATCCGAAAGGGCTTCGGCATGA
- the cobG gene encoding precorrin-3B synthase, with protein sequence MTALPDIQPFSRRGVCPALSAPMQTGDGLLSRVAFTDDLSPNDLVRLCDLSRHHGNGLVDITARGSFQFRGLTAESAVALERDVLELGLPLRQGLAVETSPLAGVDGSEIADPRVIIRQISENTMALRLHERLAAKMSVIVDGGGLVLMGDLLADIRLKAVTLNSGIVWQLMLGGSEGKALLAGVLQTKNAADCVVELLSHLADLGPDARGRDLDIDTVRQVCGARLGVVGGFGLPPSVPLDISPSMGEIDSRQPLDPLKGFELDEKPTSFQSPPLRAGQRGVNHTHQRKLWPLKSNLSVAVIAPAFGQIPSGALSDLCKRASELNVKSVRPGPLHALYFLGTDEVCDSLLDYAENAGFIVSDNDPRTSIAVCSGSPACASAFAPVRELAEFAAKECVQVLDGSFTLHLSGCGKGCAHPSPALLAFSGTSDGLAFGYCAKVSAVPDGVLPFADQKAALSRLARLYEKEHKPGENARALLSRLGKARIVEALRQDER encoded by the coding sequence ATGACCGCCCTCCCAGATATCCAGCCCTTCTCGCGAAGAGGCGTCTGCCCGGCCCTTTCCGCACCGATGCAGACGGGTGACGGACTTCTGTCACGCGTTGCTTTCACCGACGATCTTTCTCCGAATGATTTGGTACGTCTCTGCGACCTTTCGCGCCACCATGGCAACGGGCTTGTGGATATTACCGCTCGTGGCAGCTTTCAGTTCCGCGGGCTGACGGCAGAGAGCGCTGTCGCGCTTGAACGCGACGTACTGGAGCTTGGTCTGCCGCTGAGGCAGGGGCTGGCGGTAGAGACGTCGCCGCTTGCCGGTGTGGACGGCAGTGAGATCGCCGATCCCCGCGTCATTATTCGCCAGATTTCCGAGAATACCATGGCGCTTCGCCTTCACGAGAGGCTGGCGGCCAAAATGTCGGTCATAGTGGATGGCGGCGGGCTTGTTCTGATGGGAGATTTGCTTGCGGATATCCGTTTGAAGGCAGTCACGCTGAATAGCGGTATCGTTTGGCAATTGATGCTGGGTGGAAGTGAAGGCAAGGCGTTGCTTGCAGGTGTCTTGCAGACGAAAAATGCTGCGGATTGCGTCGTTGAACTGCTCTCCCACCTTGCTGATTTGGGGCCGGATGCGCGGGGGCGTGATCTGGATATCGATACGGTGCGGCAGGTCTGCGGGGCGCGCCTTGGCGTCGTTGGTGGGTTTGGCTTACCCCCCTCTGTCCCGCTGGACATCTCACCCTCAATGGGAGAGATCGACTCGCGACAACCTCTCGACCCCCTCAAGGGGTTTGAATTGGATGAGAAGCCTACGTCTTTTCAATCTCCCCCTTTGAGGGCAGGACAGAGGGGGGTAAACCACACCCACCAACGCAAACTTTGGCCTTTGAAATCGAATCTCTCCGTCGCCGTCATCGCACCCGCTTTCGGGCAAATCCCATCAGGTGCGCTTTCAGATCTTTGCAAAAGAGCGTCGGAACTGAACGTGAAATCCGTCCGTCCCGGTCCCCTGCACGCTCTCTATTTCCTTGGAACGGATGAGGTCTGCGACTCGCTTCTCGACTACGCGGAGAACGCCGGTTTCATCGTCAGCGATAACGACCCGCGAACCTCGATTGCTGTCTGCTCCGGCTCGCCCGCCTGCGCATCCGCATTTGCCCCCGTGAGGGAACTAGCAGAATTTGCGGCCAAAGAATGCGTCCAGGTGCTGGACGGGTCTTTCACTCTGCATCTTTCCGGTTGCGGTAAAGGCTGCGCCCATCCTTCGCCTGCACTTTTAGCCTTTTCCGGCACGTCCGATGGGCTTGCCTTCGGCTATTGCGCCAAAGTTTCCGCCGTTCCGGACGGTGTTTTACCCTTTGCAGACCAAAAGGCCGCGCTTTCGCGACTTGCCCGCCTTTACGAAAAAGAACATAAGCCCGGAGAAAATGCCCGCGCTCTTCTTTCCCGATTGGGGAAAGCAAGAATTGTCGAGGCTCTCCGACAGGATGAGAGATGA